A genomic region of Sander vitreus isolate 19-12246 unplaced genomic scaffold, sanVit1 ctg265_0, whole genome shotgun sequence contains the following coding sequences:
- the LOC144513496 gene encoding C-type natriuretic peptide 2-like, with amino-acid sequence MAASSSSLVPLVLLFLTIAVETRPSPQRDNKQVLHSLFGSRLSSLISAPPTSDDITEGSAGPPSPFPPAAASRLAGQREAVPRFFLDFVQRQKMSRRRSRKSMFGGRGGCFGMKMDRIGSISGLGC; translated from the exons ATGgcggcttcttcttcttctctggttcCTCTTGTCCTGCTCTTCCTCACCATCGCCGTGGAGACGAGACCTTCGCCTCAACGAGACAACAAACAG GTGTTACACTCTCTGTTCGGCTCCCGTCTCTCTTCCCTCATCTCGGCCCCTCCCACCTCTGATGACATCACAGAGGGCTCGGCcggccccccctcccccttccccCCGGCTGCTGCGAGCCGATTGGCCGGCCAGCGGGAGGCGGTTCCCCGTTTCTTCCTGGACTTCGTGCAGCGGCAGAAGATGTCGCGTCGGCGCAGCAGGAAGTCGATGTTCGGAGGGAGAGGAGGCTGCTTCGGGATGAAGATGGACCGCATCGGCTCCATCAGCGGCCTGGGGTGTTAG